A region from the Parasphingopyxis sp. CP4 genome encodes:
- a CDS encoding glycine zipper 2TM domain-containing protein — translation MSLKSFTLTASAALAGAMLIPTAAQAGDGYDRDGYYESRYDDRYDRRDRRRDYRRDYRRGDYYEGRGYRRGDYYSNGYDRRRYRDRRYYRGRCRDNGTGGTVIGGIAGALLGREIARDRGRYGRRGDGTAGAIIGGVAGALAGRAIDRDC, via the coding sequence ATGTCGCTGAAAAGTTTCACTTTGACCGCATCTGCTGCCCTGGCTGGCGCGATGCTGATCCCAACCGCTGCACAGGCCGGCGATGGTTATGATCGCGATGGCTATTATGAAAGCCGCTATGATGATCGCTATGACCGTCGAGATCGGCGGCGCGACTATCGGCGCGACTATCGGCGGGGCGATTATTATGAGGGCCGAGGCTATCGGCGCGGTGACTATTACAGCAACGGCTATGATCGCCGGCGGTATCGCGATCGTCGCTACTATCGTGGCCGCTGCCGTGACAATGGCACCGGCGGCACGGTAATCGGCGGAATTGCAGGCGCTTTGCTCGGCCGAGAAATCGCCCGTGACCGAGGCCGCTATGGCCGCCGAGGCGACGGTACGGCCGGCGCTATTATCGGCGGTGTTGCGGGAGCTCTCGCAGGCCGCGCGATCGACCGCGACTGCTAA
- the cobT gene encoding cobaltochelatase subunit CobT, translating into MADPNPLDDLKAVLAGTARAMAEDPEVELAFTADIPISNGRHIKVPMPSRTLPADQVAEARGFADAAALMLRHHNEDVHASRRPTDALARAAFDAVEKARVEALGSRRYAGVRENLAEALDHRLKSDPISKARNRDEVPIASAIALMVRERLTGEAPPARAQPGLDLLRDWIEEKGGADLDALELLLDDQQGFAELTTRLLEDLELIDGDLQPDDADEGGDEDEGEDDEDGDTDESDEGDAGAESQADARAETSDEEGDEGDGESLDDEFGDMDGDPMDEGEEGMLPVRPNRPFSDLTPQFNYSAFTTHYDEITAATELCDEEELGRLRSYLDQQLVHLQGAVTKLANRLQRRLMAQQSRSWNFDQEEGLLDAARLSRVIVNPAHSLSYKVETDTEFRDTVVTLLIDNSGSMRGRPISIAAISADIMARTLERVGVKTEILGFTTRAWKGGQAREQWLSEGRPANPGRLNDLRHIVYKQADEPWRRARKSLGLMMREGLLKENIDGEALLWAHNRLIARAEERRILMVISDGAPVDDSTLSVNSGSYLEKHLRQVIAWIENRSPVELVAIGIGHDVTRYYERAVTIMDAEQLGGTMVEQLASLFDEPPK; encoded by the coding sequence ATGGCCGATCCCAATCCTCTTGATGACTTGAAGGCGGTTCTAGCCGGCACGGCTCGAGCGATGGCGGAAGATCCGGAGGTCGAGCTGGCCTTTACGGCCGATATTCCGATTTCCAATGGCCGCCATATCAAGGTGCCCATGCCATCGCGCACATTGCCGGCAGACCAAGTGGCTGAAGCGCGCGGATTTGCGGACGCAGCGGCGCTCATGCTGCGCCACCACAATGAAGACGTTCATGCGTCCCGCCGACCTACCGATGCACTGGCTCGAGCGGCATTCGACGCCGTCGAAAAGGCCCGAGTCGAAGCGCTTGGATCGCGGCGATATGCCGGTGTTCGCGAAAATCTCGCCGAAGCGTTGGATCATCGGTTGAAATCCGATCCCATCTCAAAAGCGCGCAACCGAGACGAGGTTCCCATTGCCTCTGCAATCGCGTTGATGGTGCGCGAACGCCTGACTGGCGAAGCGCCGCCTGCGCGCGCTCAGCCCGGCCTTGATCTGCTGCGCGACTGGATTGAGGAAAAGGGTGGTGCCGATCTCGATGCGCTCGAGTTGTTGCTCGATGATCAGCAGGGCTTTGCCGAACTGACAACGCGCCTGCTCGAAGATCTGGAATTGATTGATGGCGACCTGCAACCCGATGATGCCGATGAAGGTGGTGACGAAGATGAGGGCGAGGATGACGAGGATGGCGATACCGATGAGTCCGATGAGGGCGATGCCGGTGCCGAGTCTCAAGCGGATGCTCGGGCAGAGACCAGCGATGAAGAGGGCGATGAGGGCGATGGTGAATCGCTCGACGATGAATTTGGTGACATGGACGGCGATCCTATGGATGAAGGCGAGGAAGGCATGCTTCCCGTTCGCCCAAACCGTCCGTTCAGCGATCTGACGCCCCAGTTCAATTATTCGGCCTTCACGACCCACTATGATGAGATAACTGCCGCGACTGAGCTTTGCGATGAAGAGGAGCTTGGCCGATTACGCTCCTATCTCGATCAACAGCTCGTGCATCTGCAGGGCGCGGTGACCAAGCTTGCCAATCGGCTTCAGCGGCGCTTGATGGCGCAACAATCGCGATCCTGGAACTTTGATCAGGAAGAGGGGCTGCTCGACGCTGCCCGACTATCGCGGGTCATAGTAAATCCCGCGCATTCGCTGTCTTACAAGGTCGAAACCGATACCGAGTTTCGTGATACCGTCGTGACCCTATTGATCGACAATTCCGGATCAATGCGCGGTCGTCCGATCTCGATCGCCGCGATTTCAGCCGACATCATGGCGCGGACGCTGGAACGCGTCGGTGTGAAGACCGAGATCCTTGGCTTTACGACACGTGCATGGAAAGGCGGCCAGGCGCGTGAACAATGGTTGTCGGAAGGGCGTCCCGCCAACCCTGGGCGGCTGAATGATTTGCGCCATATCGTCTATAAACAGGCGGATGAACCCTGGCGCCGGGCCCGCAAGAGCCTTGGCCTGATGATGCGCGAAGGTTTGCTGAAAGAGAATATTGACGGTGAGGCGCTGCTCTGGGCGCATAATCGCTTGATCGCTCGGGCTGAGGAGCGGCGTATTTTGATGGTGATTTCAGACGGCGCACCGGTCGACGATTCCACATTGTCGGTGAACAGCGGAAGCTATCTCGAAAAACATCTGCGACAAGTCATCGCCTGGATCGAAAACCGGTCACCCGTTGAGCTGGTGGCGATCGGCATCGGACATGATGTGACGCGCTATTATGAGCGCGCCGTGACGATCATGGATGCGGAGCAGTTGGGTGGAACTATGGTCGAGCAATTGGCCAGCCTGTTTGACGAACCGCCCAAATAA
- the cobS gene encoding cobaltochelatase subunit CobS: MNSIANTQPDSRAEPIMAEPDKMMKVRELFGIDSDMEVPAFSEADERVPDRDESYVFDPDTTLAIAAGFAHNRRVMIQGYHGTGKSTHIEQVASRLNWPCIRINLDSHISRIDLVGRDAIVLRDGQQVTEFREGLLPWALQTPTALVFDEYDAGRPDVMFVIQRVLEADGKLTLLDQNRVIRPNPYFRLFATSNTVGLGDTTGLYHGTQQINQGQMDRWNIVVTLNYLPAVTEAKIVLAKNEQFDDEAGHKTVDDMVKVADLTRQGFMAGDISTVMSPRTVITWAQNTSIFGDIGFAFRLSFLNKCDEAERPLVAEYYQRVFGTDLPESVVGSTE; the protein is encoded by the coding sequence ATGAATAGCATCGCCAATACGCAGCCCGATAGCCGGGCCGAACCGATCATGGCCGAACCCGACAAGATGATGAAAGTTCGCGAACTTTTCGGCATCGATTCCGATATGGAAGTTCCCGCGTTCAGCGAAGCGGATGAGCGCGTGCCGGATCGCGACGAAAGCTATGTCTTCGATCCGGATACGACTTTGGCGATTGCGGCTGGCTTTGCCCATAACCGCCGCGTCATGATCCAGGGGTATCACGGCACGGGCAAATCGACCCATATCGAACAGGTCGCTTCGCGCCTCAATTGGCCCTGCATCCGGATCAACCTCGATAGCCATATCAGCCGTATCGATCTTGTCGGCCGGGATGCGATTGTGCTGCGCGATGGTCAGCAGGTCACCGAGTTCCGCGAAGGCTTGCTGCCTTGGGCGCTGCAGACCCCGACGGCGCTCGTGTTCGATGAATATGATGCAGGCCGACCGGATGTGATGTTCGTGATTCAGCGCGTTCTGGAGGCCGACGGCAAGCTGACATTGCTCGATCAGAACCGAGTCATTCGCCCGAACCCATATTTTCGCCTGTTTGCGACGTCGAATACGGTCGGGCTTGGCGATACGACAGGGCTCTATCATGGCACCCAGCAGATCAACCAGGGCCAGATGGACCGCTGGAACATCGTCGTCACGCTCAACTATCTGCCGGCAGTGACCGAGGCGAAGATTGTCCTCGCAAAGAATGAGCAGTTCGATGATGAGGCCGGTCACAAGACGGTCGATGACATGGTCAAGGTAGCCGATCTGACGCGCCAGGGCTTTATGGCCGGTGATATCTCGACGGTCATGAGTCCGCGTACGGTGATCACCTGGGCGCAGAACACGTCGATCTTTGGCGATATCGGCTTTGCCTTCCGCCTGTCATTCCTCAACAAATGCGATGAGGCCGAACGCCCCTTGGTTGCGGAATATTATCAGCGTGTATTTGGGACGGACCTGCCCGAGAGCGTTGTCGGGAGCACGGAATAG
- a CDS encoding J domain-containing protein, with translation MGEFRAPKTGHRRGGFDGPGEYHWLCLDHVRSFNAGYDYFEGMSEDEIYSQQRPWSGWDRETRAYAGNGASPTPRWNDFVDPLDAIGARFRTTVRAPRKDGKPLTDRDRENLQILGLKPDADRKTLRRRYAALVRKYHPDKNGGDRSHEKMLQRVIDAYTQLKDAPAFA, from the coding sequence ATGGGAGAATTTCGTGCGCCCAAGACTGGCCACCGTCGCGGCGGATTTGATGGTCCTGGTGAATATCACTGGCTGTGCCTTGATCATGTCCGCAGCTTCAACGCGGGATATGATTATTTCGAAGGGATGAGCGAGGACGAGATATATAGCCAACAGAGGCCCTGGTCTGGCTGGGATCGTGAGACACGTGCATATGCTGGCAATGGAGCCAGCCCGACACCGCGCTGGAACGACTTTGTCGATCCGCTGGACGCAATTGGCGCCCGATTCAGAACCACCGTTCGCGCACCACGCAAGGACGGTAAACCGCTCACTGACCGTGATCGCGAAAATTTACAGATTCTAGGCTTGAAGCCCGATGCCGACCGAAAGACGCTACGGCGTCGCTATGCTGCGCTGGTTCGGAAATATCATCCGGACAAGAATGGCGGCGATCGTAGCCATGAGAAGATGTTGCAGCGGGTCATCGACGCCTATACGCAGCTCAAGGACGCGCCGGCCTTTGCCTGA
- a CDS encoding BolA family transcriptional regulator produces MTEESKGPVAAEIEKRLTDALNPSELRVINDSAQHRGHAGDDGSGESHFTVEIVAEQFETMSRIDRQRAVNAALGDLMTERVHAMQIRAKAPSEVANLA; encoded by the coding sequence ATGACCGAAGAATCGAAAGGGCCTGTTGCGGCCGAAATTGAGAAGCGTCTTACCGACGCACTAAATCCATCCGAGCTGCGGGTGATCAACGATAGCGCCCAACATCGTGGGCATGCTGGAGACGATGGCAGCGGAGAATCGCATTTCACTGTCGAGATTGTTGCAGAGCAGTTTGAAACGATGAGCCGGATTGACCGGCAGCGCGCCGTCAACGCTGCGCTGGGAGACCTGATGACCGAGCGCGTCCATGCGATGCAGATTCGGGCGAAAGCCCCGAGCGAGGTGGCGAACCTGGCATAA
- a CDS encoding aspartate/glutamate racemase family protein, with the protein MAANKHIGIVMHSAEGALLCYRTAVFEGIAKLGSHNHPTITMSGQAMYHSLDLWDLLDLPALRAIFAEDAASVAAAGADFFVLPDNTSHLALESAGPDFAIPCLHIAEVVGDAARDRGYGKVGILGTNWTMEGSVYEGAMARRSIDRAIPDEAARKVIHDTIMDEYCMGEFDPAKTEFLQAEIELLAEQGCDAVALVCTELPIVLNDGNSALPVIDSTRLLARAAVEVAIGERPMPGWRGGPLNG; encoded by the coding sequence GTGGCGGCGAACAAACATATCGGTATTGTGATGCACAGCGCGGAGGGCGCTTTGCTTTGCTACCGAACGGCGGTTTTCGAAGGCATTGCGAAACTTGGATCCCATAATCACCCGACGATCACAATGTCCGGCCAGGCAATGTATCATTCGCTCGACCTTTGGGATCTGCTAGACCTGCCGGCGCTCAGGGCGATATTTGCCGAGGATGCCGCGTCAGTTGCAGCGGCGGGTGCAGATTTCTTCGTCCTGCCCGACAATACATCACATCTGGCACTGGAATCGGCCGGTCCGGATTTTGCCATACCGTGCTTGCACATCGCCGAGGTTGTCGGCGATGCGGCGCGCGATCGCGGCTATGGGAAAGTCGGCATACTCGGCACGAACTGGACGATGGAAGGGTCGGTATATGAAGGGGCGATGGCGCGCCGGTCGATTGACCGGGCGATTCCCGATGAAGCCGCACGCAAAGTCATCCATGACACGATTATGGACGAATATTGCATGGGCGAATTCGACCCGGCGAAAACCGAGTTCCTGCAAGCTGAGATTGAATTGCTCGCCGAACAGGGCTGCGATGCCGTTGCCCTTGTCTGCACTGAACTGCCAATCGTGTTGAACGATGGCAATTCGGCATTGCCGGTCATCGATTCGACACGATTGCTGGCCCGGGCAGCGGTAGAAGTTGCGATCGGCGAGCGGCCAATGCCCGGCTGGCGCGGCGGCCCGCTAAACGGCTGA
- a CDS encoding DUF2332 domain-containing protein — translation MDEKECEVRAAFRQQASFCRGLGSEITATVLETVAEKLNCETQCGQLLLNWSGDPTSSGDNVTLRLAGGLHALARSGADAALAAAYRDQTNIDRAVADALVAHDDYLLPWLDNAPQTNEVARAAIVMAGLHVAAARYPLPIELLELGSSAGLVLNLNHYRYDLGGLATGDADSPLLLTPEWKGTPPPGAQVNIIERHGVDLNPIDLSSTGAAERLTAYVWPDQLKRLAIAETAIRLAQADPPPIEQGDAASWTEALLAKPQKDGVMRILFHTIAFQYFPEEQKQRIRDAVAQAGAAASETRPFGWLSFEFVEESKACELRLTLYPGGEERHLADAHPHVANVDWYGAK, via the coding sequence ATGGACGAAAAAGAATGCGAAGTTCGGGCGGCATTCCGCCAACAAGCCAGTTTTTGCCGCGGTTTGGGATCCGAAATTACAGCGACTGTGCTGGAGACCGTTGCCGAAAAACTCAATTGCGAAACGCAATGTGGCCAGCTGTTGCTGAACTGGTCTGGCGATCCGACATCAAGCGGCGACAATGTGACGCTGCGATTGGCCGGGGGCCTTCATGCGCTGGCACGATCTGGCGCTGATGCCGCACTTGCGGCTGCCTATCGGGACCAGACCAATATTGATCGGGCGGTGGCGGATGCGCTGGTCGCGCATGACGACTATCTTCTTCCATGGCTGGACAATGCGCCGCAGACCAATGAAGTCGCGCGCGCTGCGATCGTTATGGCCGGGCTGCATGTCGCCGCCGCCCGCTATCCCTTGCCGATCGAGCTGCTCGAACTGGGATCGAGTGCCGGGCTGGTGCTGAACCTCAATCATTATCGCTATGATCTGGGCGGTCTGGCCACTGGCGATGCTGACTCGCCCCTGTTGCTGACACCGGAATGGAAGGGCACGCCGCCGCCGGGTGCACAGGTGAATATCATCGAGCGGCATGGTGTGGATCTCAATCCAATCGATCTGTCGTCAACCGGGGCTGCCGAGCGTCTGACGGCTTATGTCTGGCCGGACCAGCTAAAACGATTGGCCATTGCCGAGACGGCGATCCGCCTGGCTCAGGCGGATCCGCCACCGATAGAGCAGGGCGATGCGGCGAGCTGGACCGAAGCGCTGCTTGCGAAACCGCAGAAGGATGGTGTGATGCGGATCCTGTTTCACACGATTGCGTTCCAGTATTTTCCCGAAGAGCAAAAGCAGCGCATTCGGGACGCCGTCGCACAGGCCGGCGCAGCGGCGAGCGAAACGCGCCCTTTTGGCTGGCTGTCCTTCGAGTTTGTTGAAGAGAGCAAAGCCTGCGAATTGCGTCTAACCCTGTATCCCGGCGGCGAGGAACGCCATCTCGCCGACGCCCATCCGCATGTCGCCAATGTCGACTGGTACGGGGCCAAGTAA
- the hisG gene encoding ATP phosphoribosyltransferase yields MTADVVFAIPKGRILDEALPILAEAGIIPSEDFHDKNSRALRFSTNNPNIDIIRVRAFDVATFVAHGAAQLGIVGSDVLEEFRYSEIYAPVDLDIGHCRLSVAAPADFAATDDPSEWSHVRIATKYPNFTRRHFESKGVQAECVKLNGAMEIAPALGLTRRIVDLVSTGGTLKANNLVEVDKLCDVTSRLIVNRAAFKTRPEILAIVERFREIMGGRASD; encoded by the coding sequence ATGACCGCAGATGTTGTCTTTGCAATCCCCAAGGGACGGATACTCGACGAGGCCTTACCGATCCTCGCCGAAGCCGGAATTATACCCAGCGAGGATTTCCATGACAAAAATTCGCGCGCGCTACGCTTTTCGACCAACAACCCGAATATCGACATCATCCGCGTGCGTGCCTTCGATGTCGCCACATTCGTGGCCCATGGCGCGGCGCAGCTCGGCATTGTGGGGTCGGATGTACTTGAAGAATTCCGTTATTCGGAAATCTATGCGCCGGTGGATCTCGATATTGGCCATTGTCGGCTGTCGGTCGCGGCACCAGCTGATTTTGCTGCGACAGACGATCCGAGCGAGTGGAGCCACGTCCGCATCGCTACCAAATATCCGAATTTCACCCGCCGCCATTTCGAGTCCAAAGGCGTGCAGGCCGAATGCGTCAAGCTGAACGGTGCGATGGAGATTGCTCCGGCGCTGGGCTTGACCCGGCGTATTGTCGATCTTGTATCGACCGGCGGCACACTCAAGGCGAACAACCTCGTCGAGGTCGACAAGCTCTGCGACGTGACATCGCGCCTGATAGTCAATCGCGCGGCGTTCAAGACTCGGCCTGAAATTCTGGCGATCGTAGAGCGATTCCGGGAGATAATGGGCGGCAGGGCCAGTGATTAG
- the hisD gene encoding histidinol dehydrogenase gives MIRLSTADSDFETRFTALVEAGRGTEADVSRDVAAIIADVHERGDAAVADFTVKFDGFDPASLDLEIAKEQGCMALDGLDPSLRDSLTLAASRIRAFHEKQKPEDSETIDADGIRMGSRWSAVETAGLYVPGGRAAYPSSLLMNAIPALVAGVENIVMVTPTPGGEINPLILAAAEIAGIHRIFRIGGAQAVAALAYGTDTIPRADVVVGPGNAWVAEAKRQLYGTVGIDMVAGPSEIVIIADHDNDPEWIAADLLSQAEHDPTSQSILFTDNASLADAVAETVDQQLAELATAETARASWDANGAIIQVDKLDDAVALSDRLAPEHLELAVSNPDALFAKVRHAGSVFLGRLTPEAIGDYVGGPNHVLPTGRRARFSSGLSVLDFMKRTSFLECGAEGLAAIGPAAVALADAEGLPAHAQSVTKRLSSGRK, from the coding sequence GTGATTAGGCTCAGCACCGCCGATAGCGATTTCGAAACGCGGTTCACTGCCCTTGTGGAAGCCGGACGCGGAACGGAAGCGGATGTTTCCCGCGATGTGGCGGCCATTATTGCCGATGTTCACGAACGCGGCGACGCGGCTGTCGCAGACTTTACGGTCAAATTTGACGGCTTTGATCCGGCTTCGCTCGACCTCGAGATTGCCAAGGAACAGGGCTGCATGGCGCTGGATGGCCTGGACCCGAGCCTGCGCGATTCCCTTACCCTGGCGGCGTCGCGAATTCGCGCCTTTCACGAGAAGCAAAAGCCCGAGGACAGCGAAACCATCGACGCTGATGGCATTCGCATGGGCTCGCGCTGGTCTGCGGTCGAAACCGCCGGGCTCTATGTACCGGGCGGACGGGCCGCTTACCCCTCCTCCTTGCTGATGAACGCCATTCCGGCACTGGTTGCCGGTGTTGAAAATATCGTGATGGTCACCCCGACCCCGGGCGGCGAGATCAACCCCTTGATCCTCGCGGCTGCAGAGATTGCTGGCATCCACCGGATTTTCCGCATCGGCGGCGCTCAGGCGGTCGCGGCGCTGGCCTATGGCACCGATACGATCCCGCGCGCCGACGTGGTAGTTGGGCCCGGAAATGCCTGGGTCGCTGAGGCCAAGCGGCAGCTCTATGGCACGGTCGGCATCGATATGGTCGCCGGCCCCTCCGAAATTGTGATTATTGCCGATCACGACAATGATCCAGAGTGGATCGCCGCGGACCTTCTGTCCCAGGCTGAGCATGATCCGACGAGCCAGTCGATCTTGTTCACCGATAATGCCTCTCTCGCCGATGCGGTCGCGGAAACGGTGGATCAGCAACTCGCCGAACTGGCCACAGCCGAGACAGCACGCGCAAGCTGGGACGCGAATGGCGCAATTATCCAGGTGGACAAGCTCGATGATGCCGTTGCCTTGTCCGATCGACTGGCACCGGAACATTTGGAACTCGCAGTATCCAATCCCGACGCACTATTTGCCAAGGTCCGACATGCCGGCTCTGTGTTTCTCGGCCGACTGACTCCCGAAGCGATTGGCGATTATGTTGGTGGACCCAACCATGTTCTGCCAACCGGTCGCCGAGCCCGTTTTTCGTCGGGTCTGTCAGTGCTCGATTTCATGAAGCGGACCAGTTTTCTCGAATGCGGAGCCGAGGGACTTGCCGCGATCGGCCCAGCTGCCGTGGCGCTGGCCGATGCCGAAGGATTGCCCGCTCACGCCCAATCGGTCACCAAGCGACTGTCTTCGGGCAGAAAATAG
- a CDS encoding DUF1993 family protein, with amino-acid sequence MAFSLYDATIPVFQQLLGAADSLITKAEAHCADGKASEADIVGARLIDDMEPLSFQVKAIAMHSKGALDGVAAGSFSPTPGDYPDSFATMHGRIEDALATVGNWDRAAIEALVDQPMQFKLGEMVMPFTADTFLMSFAMPNFQFHATTAYDILRAQGLGIGKRDYLGQLQMRMDG; translated from the coding sequence ATGGCCTTTTCCCTGTACGACGCCACCATCCCGGTTTTCCAACAGCTGCTCGGCGCTGCGGATAGTCTGATCACCAAGGCAGAAGCCCATTGCGCGGATGGAAAAGCTAGCGAGGCAGACATTGTTGGCGCTCGGCTGATCGATGATATGGAACCGCTCAGTTTCCAGGTCAAAGCCATTGCGATGCACTCAAAAGGTGCATTGGACGGCGTCGCGGCGGGTAGCTTCTCACCCACGCCGGGCGACTATCCGGACAGCTTCGCCACGATGCATGGGCGGATCGAAGATGCACTTGCTACGGTGGGAAACTGGGATCGGGCGGCCATCGAGGCGCTTGTCGACCAGCCCATGCAGTTCAAACTCGGCGAAATGGTGATGCCATTTACCGCAGACACATTCCTGATGAGCTTTGCGATGCCGAACTTCCAATTTCATGCAACAACAGCCTACGACATATTGCGGGCTCAGGGTCTTGGGATCGGCAAGCGCGATTATCTCGGCCAGCTGCAGATGAGGATGGACGGGTAA
- a CDS encoding DUF1993 family protein, translating into MSISLYDTIIPTQLQIIGSVAALLDKAEAFCAETGRSEADIINARLRDDMLPFGYQVKCVAEHSIGAIEGVRSGTYSPDTGPFPEDFAGLRAKLVAATEALNEIDPAEIDGFIGQDALFSFGEMRIPFTAEKFLLSFAQPNFFFHATTAYDILRAEGVRIGKMDYLGKLQMKMG; encoded by the coding sequence ATGTCCATTTCCCTTTACGACACCATCATCCCGACCCAGCTGCAGATAATCGGGTCGGTAGCCGCGCTGCTCGACAAGGCCGAGGCTTTTTGCGCCGAGACTGGACGGAGCGAAGCGGACATCATCAATGCGCGGCTGCGCGATGACATGCTGCCCTTTGGCTATCAGGTGAAATGTGTGGCCGAACATTCTATCGGGGCAATTGAAGGTGTACGCAGCGGCACTTATTCACCTGACACCGGACCGTTCCCCGAGGATTTTGCCGGTTTGCGGGCCAAGCTGGTCGCCGCAACCGAAGCGCTCAACGAGATCGATCCGGCTGAAATCGATGGCTTTATCGGGCAAGATGCGCTGTTTTCCTTTGGCGAGATGCGGATACCATTCACCGCGGAAAAATTCCTCCTCTCTTTTGCCCAGCCCAATTTCTTTTTCCACGCCACGACAGCCTACGATATCTTGCGCGCCGAAGGCGTCAGGATTGGCAAGATGGACTATCTGGGCAAGCTGCAGATGAAGATGGGTTGA
- the nusB gene encoding transcription antitermination factor NusB, translating into MNQRSQSRSAARLGAVQALYQQEMEGTPLARLLKEFHDHRLGAVIEEMEFAEAEIDFFDDIVSGVNKRLAEIDELIGSKLADGWSLDRLDRPQKQILRAGTYEILARADVPIAAIIGEYVDVADAFYEKREKGFVNGLLDAIAKTVRG; encoded by the coding sequence ATGAATCAACGATCCCAATCCCGATCAGCGGCCCGGCTCGGTGCCGTACAGGCGCTCTACCAGCAAGAGATGGAGGGCACTCCGCTCGCCCGTTTGTTGAAGGAATTTCATGACCATAGGCTAGGCGCGGTGATCGAGGAGATGGAGTTCGCCGAGGCTGAGATCGATTTTTTCGACGATATCGTGTCTGGAGTGAACAAGCGGCTCGCCGAAATCGATGAGCTGATCGGCAGCAAGCTCGCTGATGGCTGGTCACTCGATCGGCTCGATCGCCCGCAAAAACAGATATTGCGCGCCGGGACATACGAAATCCTGGCACGGGCCGATGTGCCGATCGCCGCGATTATCGGTGAATATGTCGATGTCGCCGATGCCTTTTACGAGAAACGTGAAAAGGGCTTTGTAAATGGGCTGCTGGACGCGATCGCCAAGACTGTCCGCGGTTGA
- the thiL gene encoding thiamine-phosphate kinase, with product MSGESDFIDRLRALATHPAARGLTDDAATFSHGGRTLVFTHDVIVENVHFLPSDPPETIGWKLVAANLSDLAAKGAKPTGALMAYSLSGDSDWDARFAEGLGEALIKFGCPLFGGDTVRAPEGAARQFGMTAIGEAEIVPGRDGASPGDDLWISGTLGNAGLGLLIAKGDIDGPDTLLEAYRRPDPQLELGQKLAPLVSAMMDVSDGLLIDARRMAEASEVAIAIESIDVPLSEDFVVVRGDTREASVEAATTGDDYQLLFASPPRSRRQIETVAEDLDAQIQCVGIVEAGAGLVLQEGGRPLPLPDSLGWEH from the coding sequence ATGAGCGGCGAATCGGACTTTATCGATCGGCTTCGAGCCCTGGCAACACATCCGGCAGCCCGCGGGCTAACCGATGATGCGGCCACCTTCAGCCATGGCGGGCGGACTTTGGTATTCACCCATGATGTGATCGTCGAGAATGTGCATTTCCTGCCCAGCGATCCGCCGGAAACTATCGGCTGGAAACTGGTGGCAGCTAATCTGTCGGACCTTGCCGCCAAAGGGGCCAAACCAACCGGTGCTTTGATGGCGTATAGCCTGTCCGGCGACAGCGATTGGGACGCACGCTTTGCAGAGGGGCTGGGCGAGGCGCTCATTAAATTCGGTTGCCCGCTATTTGGCGGTGATACGGTTCGCGCACCCGAAGGAGCAGCGCGCCAATTTGGCATGACCGCAATCGGCGAGGCGGAGATCGTGCCGGGTCGTGATGGCGCATCGCCCGGCGATGATCTGTGGATTAGCGGTACCTTGGGCAATGCGGGGCTGGGGTTGCTGATTGCCAAGGGTGACATTGACGGCCCCGATACCCTGCTCGAGGCCTATCGTCGTCCTGACCCGCAACTGGAGCTTGGCCAAAAACTCGCACCACTCGTATCGGCGATGATGGACGTGTCAGACGGGTTGCTGATTGACGCGCGGCGTATGGCCGAGGCCAGTGAGGTTGCGATTGCCATCGAAAGCATTGATGTTCCGCTATCGGAAGATTTTGTTGTCGTCCGGGGTGACACCCGCGAGGCTTCTGTCGAAGCGGCCACGACCGGCGATGATTATCAACTGCTATTCGCATCACCGCCGCGCTCGCGCCGTCAGATCGAAACGGTGGCAGAAGACCTTGATGCACAGATTCAATGCGTTGGCATTGTCGAAGCGGGCGCTGGGCTTGTCCTGCAGGAGGGCGGACGGCCGCTACCCCTGCCTGATAGCCTGGGTTGGGAGCACTAG